A window from Agelaius phoeniceus isolate bAgePho1 chromosome 13, bAgePho1.hap1, whole genome shotgun sequence encodes these proteins:
- the RASL12 gene encoding ras-like protein family member 12 isoform X1, translated as MSSMFGKPRASSERPPQSPLPECNVAILGCRGAGKSALTVKFLTKRFISEYDPNLEDTYSSEELVDQQPVLLKVMDTADQDGPGNCERYLCWASAFLVVYSIDSRKSFEGCQRYLEVLALHARGCQRHCPVLLLGNKLDMEQYRQVLSAEGMSLASRFGCLFHEVSACQDFARVQHVFHEAVREVRRQAEWNLPVRPLFISEERPCPPVATTVALPTHHSLATCTFNTLSPVNYKEMPSVAQAKLVTVKSSRAQSKRKAPTLTLLKGFKIF; from the exons ATGTCCTCGATGTTCGGCAAACCCCGAGCCAGCAGCGAGCGGCCGCCCCAGAGTCCCCTCCCCGAGTGCAACGTGGCCATCCTGGGGTGCAGAGGGGCCGGCAAGTCAG ctctgaccGTGAAGTTTCTAACCAAGAGGTTCATCAGTGAATATGATCCCAACTTGG AGGACACCTACTCCTCGGAGGAGCTGGTGGACCAGCAGCCTGTGCTTTTGAAGGTGATGGACACTGCTGACCAG GATGGCCCTGGGAACTGCGAGCGCtacctgtgctgggccagcgcCTTCCTGGTTGTCTACAGCATCGACAGCAGGAAGAGCTTCGAGGGCTGCCAGCGCTACCTCGAGGTGCTCGCCCTGCACGCGCGGGGCTGCCAGCGCCACTGCCCCGTGCTCCTGCTGGGAAACAAGCTGGACATGGAGCAGTACAG GCAGGTGCTCTCAGCAGAAGGGATGTCCCTCGCCAGCAGGTTCGGgtgcctcttccatgaggtgtCGGCATGCCAGGACTTCGCTCGGGTGCAGCACGTGTTCCACGAGGCCGTGCGGGAGGTGCGGCGCCAGGCGGAGTGGAACCTTCCCGTGCGGCCGCTCTTCATCTCCGAGGAGCGGCCCTGCCCACCCGTGGCCACGACGGTGGCTCTGCCCACCCACCACAGCTTGGCCACCTGCACCTTCAACACCCTCTCCCCCGTCAACTACAAGGAGATGCCCTCGGTGGCCCAGGCCAAGCTGGTCACCGTCAAGTCCTCGCGGGCTCAGAGCAAAAGGAAGGCTCCCACGCTCACCTTGCTGAAAGGCTTCAAGATATTTTAG
- the RASL12 gene encoding ras-like protein family member 12 isoform X2, whose amino-acid sequence MSSMFGKPRASSERPPQSPLPECNVAILGCRGAGKSALTVKFLTKRFISEYDPNLEDTYSSEELVDQQPVLLKVMDTADQDGPGNCERYLCWASAFLVVYSIDSRKSFEGCQRYLEVLALHARGCQRHCPVLLLGNKLDMEQYRYRARGRCSQQKGCPSPAGSGASSMRCRHARTSLGCSTCSTRPCGRCGARRSGTFPCGRSSSPRSGPAHPWPRRWLCPPTTAWPPAPSTPSPPSTTRRCPRWPRPSWSPSSPRGLRAKGRLPRSPC is encoded by the exons ATGTCCTCGATGTTCGGCAAACCCCGAGCCAGCAGCGAGCGGCCGCCCCAGAGTCCCCTCCCCGAGTGCAACGTGGCCATCCTGGGGTGCAGAGGGGCCGGCAAGTCAG ctctgaccGTGAAGTTTCTAACCAAGAGGTTCATCAGTGAATATGATCCCAACTTGG AGGACACCTACTCCTCGGAGGAGCTGGTGGACCAGCAGCCTGTGCTTTTGAAGGTGATGGACACTGCTGACCAG GATGGCCCTGGGAACTGCGAGCGCtacctgtgctgggccagcgcCTTCCTGGTTGTCTACAGCATCGACAGCAGGAAGAGCTTCGAGGGCTGCCAGCGCTACCTCGAGGTGCTCGCCCTGCACGCGCGGGGCTGCCAGCGCCACTGCCCCGTGCTCCTGCTGGGAAACAAGCTGGACATGGAGCAGTACAGGTACCGGGCACGCG GCAGGTGCTCTCAGCAGAAGGGATGTCCCTCGCCAGCAGGTTCGGgtgcctcttccatgaggtgtCGGCATGCCAGGACTTCGCTCGGGTGCAGCACGTGTTCCACGAGGCCGTGCGGGAGGTGCGGCGCCAGGCGGAGTGGAACCTTCCCGTGCGGCCGCTCTTCATCTCCGAGGAGCGGCCCTGCCCACCCGTGGCCACGACGGTGGCTCTGCCCACCCACCACAGCTTGGCCACCTGCACCTTCAACACCCTCTCCCCCGTCAACTACAAGGAGATGCCCTCGGTGGCCCAGGCCAAGCTGGTCACCGTCAAGTCCTCGCGGGCTCAGAGCAAAAGGAAGGCTCCCACGCTCACCTTGCTGA
- the KBTBD13 gene encoding kelch repeat and BTB domain-containing protein 13, with amino-acid sequence MTPEEEGSQAGPPQRVRIRVEEQSFSVEKSLLVESSEYFRALFRSGMRESTQEEIGLGELSAAGFLAMLRVLAGERPILGSEETFQAVECAAFLQVKPLAKYLIHSINSDNCILLYQAAAIFGLLDLFHCAALYIRDSYTELEEYLDCLSDDLLAYVEALLPSTFVAVGAHTPTFEFLEDLSRTICYLDEETNTWRTLSCLPLSASTFLAGMATMDNKIYIVGGVYGANKQVVESSFCYDADANTWSEFPSPHQLRYDVRLVGHEGYLYAIGGEYEKISLKSVERYDLASSTWTFVSDLPQPSTAAPCAQALGQIFVCLWQPLDTTVIYEYETQQDAWLPVTELKRHQSYGHCMVAHRDNLYVMRNGPYDDFLRCVIDCFNLTSRQWSALPGQFMNSKGALFTAIVRGDTIYTVNKMLTLLYSVEEDTWKQKKERAGFPRSGSLQTFLLRLPRRDHDIAT; translated from the coding sequence ATGACCCCAGAGGAGGAAGGTTCCCAGGCAGGACCCCCGCAGCGGGTGCGTATCCGGGTGGAGGAGCAGTCATTCTCGGTGGAGAAGTCCTTGCTGGTGGAGAGCAGTGAGTACTTCCGTGCCCTCTTCCGCTCGGGCATGAGGGAGAGCACGCAGGAGGAGATcgggctgggggagctgagtGCAGCCGGGTTCCTCGCCATGCTGCGGGTGCTGGCGGGCGAGAGGCCCATCCTTGGCAGTGAGGAGACCTTCCAGGCAGTGGAATGTGCTGCCTTCCTGCAGGTGAAGCCCTTGGCCAAGTACTTGATCCACTCCATCAACTCTGACAACTGCATCCTGCTGTACCAAGCCGCTGCCATATTCGGCCTCCTGGATCTCTTCCACTGCGCCGCGCTCTACATCAGGGACAGCTACACTGAGCTGGAGGAGTACCTGGACTGCCTCTCCGATGACCTGCTGGCCTATGTGGAAGCCCTCCTACCCAGCACCTTTGTGGCAGTGGGAGCCCACACACCCACCTTTGAGTTCTTGGAGGACCTCTCCAGGACCATCTGCTACCTGGACGAGGAGACCAACACGTGGAGGACCCTCTCCTGCCTTCCGCTGAGCGCCAGCACATTCCTAGCCGGCATGGCAACCATGGATAACAAGATCTACATCGTGGGCGGCGTCTACGGGGCCAACAAGCAGGTGGTGGAGAGCAGCTTCTGCTACGACGCTGATGCCAACACCTGGAGCGAGTTCCCCAGCCCTCACCAGCTGCGCTACGATGTCAGGCTGGTGGGCCACGAGGGCTACCTCTACGCCATTGGTGGCGAGTATGAGAAGATCTCGCTCAAGTCTGTGGAGAGGTACGAcctggcctccagcacctggacaTTCGTCTCTGACCTGCCGCAACCGAGCACGGCAGCGCCCTGTGCCCAAGCCTTGGGGCAGATCTTCGTTTGCTTGTGGCAGCCGCTGGACACCACTGTCATCTACGAGTACGAGACCCAGCAGGACGCGTGGCTTCCTGTCACCGAGCTCAAGCGGCACCAGAGCTACGGGCACTGCATGGTGGCCCATCGTGACAACCTCTACGTCATGCGCAACGGCCCCTACGACGACTTCTTGCGTTGTGTCATCGACTGCTTCAACCTGACGTCCCGGCAGTGGAGCGCCCTGCCCGGGCAGTTCATGAACAGCAAGGGAGCTCTCTTCACTGCCATTGTCAGGGGTGACACCATCTACACTGTGAACAAGATGCTGACGCTCCTCTACTCCGTGGAAGAGGACACCTGGAAGCAGAAGAAGGAGCGGGCAGGTTTCCCACGCAGCGGCTCCCTGCAGACCTTCCTCCTGCGGCTGCCAAGACGTGACCATGACATCGCGACGTAG
- the UBAP1L gene encoding ubiquitin-associated protein 1-like isoform X2, protein MSYLDEVPFRTAMSLSGDSEGEIPLVTAPDIELPDCTDILMSTMHDFSLERKVLYWVEVASQQQTSRHRVTSEVVPTAPPCWLLLVDPADSYGGRGRDGAVRRSISLSAADSSYGHARGRAALSDTESDTWHSEEGEYSDDEYSSTSWEENDKDESHLSRRRSSARSVSSRPGFYQTRPKTSPGLLEPSPENNVHSPASPDPSKQRRSMVIFNNMKNELEAARRKLAALVHPLNRAATGNRGILVPRLLPQCPGTNGSVKYGPDPDVSQQGTVVPTPPDTATPIPPIKQHKPTVPSLSPYTCLPPASMPGRPLSCHRSQPDSSADLLSALSQEERDLIEPVIALGYPTQKAILTLQKTGRQSLSQFLSYLGACDRLLKQGYEEGQVEEAMEMFQYSEKKAAEFLHLLAQFNDMGFQQNEIKEVLLLCGNQRERALEELVMKTH, encoded by the exons ATGAGCTACCTGGATGAAGTTCCCTTCCGGACAGCCATGAGCCTCAGTGGGGACTCAGAGGGAGAAATCCCTTTAGTCACTGCCCCGGACATTGAGCTCCCTGACTGCACCGACATCCTCATGAGCACCATG CACGACTTCTCACTGGAAAGGAAGGTGCTGTACTGGGTGGAGGTGGCCTCTCAGCAGCAGACCTCCCGCCATCGAGTCACCTCCGAAGTCGTCCCCACAGCTCCCccgtgctggctgctgctggtggacCCTGCCGACAGCTACGGAGGGCGGGGTCGGGACGGGGCGGTGCGGCGCTCCATCAGCCTGAGCGCTGCCGACAGCTCCTACGGGCACGCCAGGGGCAGGGCGGCCCTGTCCGACACCGAGAGTGACACCTGGCACTCAGAGGAGGGGGAGTACTCGGATGATGAGTACTCCTCCACCTCTTGGGAAGAGAATGACAAGGACGAATCACACCTCTCCAGGAGGAGAAGCTCTGCGAGAAGTGTGTCCTCACGCCCCGGCTTCTACCAGACCCGACCAAAGACATCGCCCGGCTTGTTGGAGCCCTCGCCAGAGAACAATGtccacagcccagccagcccagacCCCAGCAAGCAGAGAAGATCCATGGTGATATTTAACAACATGAAGAACGAGCTGGAAGCCGCCAGGAGGAAGCTGGCTGCTTTGGTGCATCCTTTGAacagagctgccacagggaaCAGGGGGATCCTGGTGCCACggctgctgccccagtgccctggCACCAACGGCAGCGTCAAGTACGGGCCAGATCCAGATGTGTCCCAGCAGGGGACTGTTGTGCCAACTCCTCCAGACACAGCCACACCAATCCCTCCCATCAAGCAGCACAAGCCCACAGTACCG tcCCTCAGCCCCTACACTTGCCTCCCCCCTGCCTCCATGCCTGGACGACCTCTCAGCTGCCACAGATCCCAGCCAGATTCCTCAGCTGACCTGCTCTCTGCACTGAGCCAAGAGGAGAGAGACCTCATCGAGCCCGTCATAGCCCTGGGCTACCCCACCCAGAAAGCCATCCTCACCCTCCAGAAGACAGGAAGGCAAAGCTTAAGTCAG TTCCTGAGCTACCTGGGTGCCTGTGATCGGCTGCTGAAGCAGGGCTATGAGGAAGGGCAGGTGGAGGAAGCCATGGAAATGTTCCAGTACTCGGAGAAAAAG gCAGCTGAATTCTTGCATCTGTTGGCTCAGTTTAATGATATGGGCTTCCAGCAAAATGAAATCAAAGAAgttcttttgctttgtgggaatCAGAGGGAGAGGGCCCTGGAAGAGCTTGTGATGAAAACCCACTGA
- the UBAP1L gene encoding ubiquitin-associated protein 1-like isoform X1, translating to MSSSDAARNQAAAMSYLDEVPFRTAMSLSGDSEGEIPLVTAPDIELPDCTDILMSTMHDFSLERKVLYWVEVASQQQTSRHRVTSEVVPTAPPCWLLLVDPADSYGGRGRDGAVRRSISLSAADSSYGHARGRAALSDTESDTWHSEEGEYSDDEYSSTSWEENDKDESHLSRRRSSARSVSSRPGFYQTRPKTSPGLLEPSPENNVHSPASPDPSKQRRSMVIFNNMKNELEAARRKLAALVHPLNRAATGNRGILVPRLLPQCPGTNGSVKYGPDPDVSQQGTVVPTPPDTATPIPPIKQHKPTVPSLSPYTCLPPASMPGRPLSCHRSQPDSSADLLSALSQEERDLIEPVIALGYPTQKAILTLQKTGRQSLSQFLSYLGACDRLLKQGYEEGQVEEAMEMFQYSEKKAAEFLHLLAQFNDMGFQQNEIKEVLLLCGNQRERALEELVMKTH from the exons CAGCAAGAAATCAGGCAGCAGCAATGAGCTACCTGGATGAAGTTCCCTTCCGGACAGCCATGAGCCTCAGTGGGGACTCAGAGGGAGAAATCCCTTTAGTCACTGCCCCGGACATTGAGCTCCCTGACTGCACCGACATCCTCATGAGCACCATG CACGACTTCTCACTGGAAAGGAAGGTGCTGTACTGGGTGGAGGTGGCCTCTCAGCAGCAGACCTCCCGCCATCGAGTCACCTCCGAAGTCGTCCCCACAGCTCCCccgtgctggctgctgctggtggacCCTGCCGACAGCTACGGAGGGCGGGGTCGGGACGGGGCGGTGCGGCGCTCCATCAGCCTGAGCGCTGCCGACAGCTCCTACGGGCACGCCAGGGGCAGGGCGGCCCTGTCCGACACCGAGAGTGACACCTGGCACTCAGAGGAGGGGGAGTACTCGGATGATGAGTACTCCTCCACCTCTTGGGAAGAGAATGACAAGGACGAATCACACCTCTCCAGGAGGAGAAGCTCTGCGAGAAGTGTGTCCTCACGCCCCGGCTTCTACCAGACCCGACCAAAGACATCGCCCGGCTTGTTGGAGCCCTCGCCAGAGAACAATGtccacagcccagccagcccagacCCCAGCAAGCAGAGAAGATCCATGGTGATATTTAACAACATGAAGAACGAGCTGGAAGCCGCCAGGAGGAAGCTGGCTGCTTTGGTGCATCCTTTGAacagagctgccacagggaaCAGGGGGATCCTGGTGCCACggctgctgccccagtgccctggCACCAACGGCAGCGTCAAGTACGGGCCAGATCCAGATGTGTCCCAGCAGGGGACTGTTGTGCCAACTCCTCCAGACACAGCCACACCAATCCCTCCCATCAAGCAGCACAAGCCCACAGTACCG tcCCTCAGCCCCTACACTTGCCTCCCCCCTGCCTCCATGCCTGGACGACCTCTCAGCTGCCACAGATCCCAGCCAGATTCCTCAGCTGACCTGCTCTCTGCACTGAGCCAAGAGGAGAGAGACCTCATCGAGCCCGTCATAGCCCTGGGCTACCCCACCCAGAAAGCCATCCTCACCCTCCAGAAGACAGGAAGGCAAAGCTTAAGTCAG TTCCTGAGCTACCTGGGTGCCTGTGATCGGCTGCTGAAGCAGGGCTATGAGGAAGGGCAGGTGGAGGAAGCCATGGAAATGTTCCAGTACTCGGAGAAAAAG gCAGCTGAATTCTTGCATCTGTTGGCTCAGTTTAATGATATGGGCTTCCAGCAAAATGAAATCAAAGAAgttcttttgctttgtgggaatCAGAGGGAGAGGGCCCTGGAAGAGCTTGTGATGAAAACCCACTGA